The following proteins come from a genomic window of Rhodohalobacter sp. 614A:
- a CDS encoding amino acid permease, with translation MPELKEDKKLKKELRLFDVYAISTGAMFSSGFFLLPGLAAAQTGPSVILAYFVAGLLILPAMFSVAELSTAMPRAGGAYYFIDRSLGPLFGTVGGIGSWLALIFKSAFALIGMGAYIAIFIDLPITPVALALTIIFGITNIVGAKESSWLQNVLVSTLVSILLFYVFQGLFAVFNVDFFEVLRSEFQPFFQFGVQGFFATIGFVFVSYAGLTKVASVSEEVQNPDRNIPLGMMLSLGTATFIYVVGVFIMVMLLEPEALHADLTPVATAGEVFMNWLPGNTGLLLVVIAAIAAFASTANAGIMSAARYPLAMARDELIPRRFSKLGRFGTPTLATLATVIAMILLILLLNVEAVAKLASAFQLLLFGILNVSVIVMRESEIEGYDPGFRSPWYPYMQIAGFFISGFLIAQMGFLSIAFTIVIAAISVIWYFGYAQSRVKRQGAIFHVHARLGQYQYEGLEREMRGIMREKGLRKEDPYEKAIGRSLVFDFNRPVTVESVTDMVCAMMAERAKTTKKTLIEMFRQDPDESIIPVGHSTALKHIRIDNDMDTEVALVRLTEGLETDNSDDDDIHCLIYLASSNQNSGQHLRILAHLAEMIDNVDFEERWLKAEDEGELREILLRDERFINITLKKGSKSEKAIGKMVKELDELLPGESLITMVKRDGELIFPHGNTVLQENDQLSIIGEKKDIEEIKKRGED, from the coding sequence ATGCCAGAATTAAAGGAAGATAAAAAGCTCAAAAAAGAGCTTCGATTATTTGATGTATACGCGATTAGCACCGGTGCCATGTTCAGTTCAGGTTTTTTTCTGTTGCCCGGTTTGGCAGCAGCACAAACGGGGCCATCGGTTATTCTTGCATATTTTGTAGCCGGCCTGCTTATTCTGCCGGCCATGTTCAGTGTTGCCGAACTCTCTACAGCGATGCCGCGTGCCGGCGGGGCATACTATTTTATTGACCGAAGTCTCGGGCCATTGTTTGGAACGGTTGGAGGAATCGGGTCGTGGTTGGCACTGATTTTTAAAAGCGCATTTGCACTGATCGGGATGGGAGCATACATCGCCATTTTTATTGATTTGCCGATTACACCGGTTGCCCTGGCCCTGACGATAATTTTTGGAATTACAAATATTGTGGGTGCGAAAGAGAGCAGCTGGCTCCAAAATGTTCTGGTTTCTACACTGGTAAGTATTCTTCTTTTTTATGTTTTCCAGGGTTTATTTGCAGTTTTCAATGTCGATTTTTTTGAGGTTCTCCGGAGCGAGTTTCAGCCGTTTTTCCAGTTTGGAGTCCAGGGATTTTTCGCCACCATCGGGTTTGTATTTGTCTCGTATGCCGGTTTAACAAAGGTGGCCAGTGTATCCGAAGAAGTTCAAAATCCTGACAGAAATATTCCCCTTGGAATGATGCTGTCTCTGGGAACAGCCACATTTATTTATGTGGTCGGCGTATTTATTATGGTGATGTTACTTGAGCCTGAAGCACTTCATGCCGACTTAACCCCGGTAGCCACCGCCGGCGAAGTATTTATGAACTGGTTGCCCGGAAATACCGGGTTGTTATTGGTTGTAATTGCTGCCATCGCTGCATTCGCTTCCACTGCCAATGCAGGAATTATGTCGGCCGCCCGTTATCCGCTGGCAATGGCGCGGGATGAACTCATCCCCAGGAGATTTTCAAAATTGGGCAGGTTTGGAACTCCCACTCTTGCCACACTTGCTACTGTAATTGCCATGATCCTTTTGATTTTACTGTTAAATGTTGAGGCCGTTGCAAAATTGGCAAGTGCATTTCAGCTTCTTTTATTCGGGATTCTGAATGTCTCCGTGATTGTAATGCGGGAGAGTGAAATTGAAGGTTACGATCCCGGATTCAGATCTCCGTGGTATCCGTACATGCAAATTGCCGGTTTCTTTATTTCAGGATTTTTGATTGCCCAGATGGGTTTTCTGTCCATTGCCTTTACAATCGTTATCGCTGCAATCAGTGTTATTTGGTATTTCGGATATGCCCAGAGCCGGGTGAAAAGACAGGGAGCCATTTTCCATGTTCATGCCAGGTTGGGACAATATCAGTATGAAGGATTGGAACGTGAAATGCGCGGCATCATGCGCGAAAAAGGTTTGCGGAAAGAAGATCCCTACGAAAAAGCAATTGGGCGGTCATTGGTGTTTGATTTCAATCGGCCGGTCACTGTAGAATCCGTGACGGATATGGTTTGTGCAATGATGGCCGAAAGAGCCAAAACAACCAAGAAAACACTGATAGAGATGTTCAGGCAGGATCCCGATGAAAGTATTATCCCGGTGGGTCATTCGACGGCACTGAAACATATTCGAATTGATAACGACATGGATACGGAAGTCGCCCTTGTGCGGCTCACAGAGGGACTTGAGACGGATAATTCGGATGACGATGACATTCATTGCCTCATTTACCTGGCCAGTTCAAATCAAAATTCGGGACAGCATTTGAGGATTTTGGCACACTTGGCCGAAATGATTGATAATGTGGATTTTGAAGAGCGCTGGCTGAAAGCGGAGGATGAAGGCGAGCTTCGGGAAATCCTGCTTCGGGATGAAAGGTTTATCAATATTACATTGAAAAAAGGATCAAAATCAGAGAAAGCCATTGGGAAAATGGTGAAAGAACTGGACGAACTTTTGCCCGGAGAAAGCCTGATTACCATGGTAAAAAGAGATGGCGAACTCATCTTTCCGCACGGAAATACAGTTTTGCAGGAAAATGATCAGCTTTCCATCATTGGTGAGAAAAAAGATATAGAAGAGATAAAAAAGCGAGGTGAAGATTAA
- the hisS gene encoding histidine--tRNA ligase, with protein sequence MAQPKYTTHLGMVDILPDDVRKWQTLENLIREEAEKFNFEEIRTPIMEQTELIVRGVGQLTDIVSKEIFAFSRGEDNYVLRPELTAPVVRSFVEHHLEQRGGSQKLYYIGPMFRAERPQKGRQRQFHQFGLEILGSDDPVADVEVIAFMVHIYKKVGIKNTSLKLNSIGDPESREAYKKALKEHLKPNYEKLSDVSKKRFEKNPLRILDSKEEEDQPFIESAPLITEYLNESSLNHYEKVKEYLNDLGIPFEEDPHLVRGMDYYTKTAFELISPDLGAQDALAGGGRYDLLVEEIGGPKTPAVGFAAGMERLFIACEELGIELGTSKSVDVYIVTLGDAARKWGLSNLPKLREKGLSATMDYKGRSMKSQMKDADRENAKYTIIVGDHELESDKFTFRNMKESEEEALTMDEIFNRLSSK encoded by the coding sequence ATGGCTCAGCCGAAATATACAACCCACCTCGGCATGGTGGATATTCTGCCCGATGACGTTCGCAAATGGCAAACCCTTGAAAACCTGATTCGCGAGGAGGCAGAGAAATTTAATTTCGAGGAGATTCGCACTCCCATTATGGAGCAGACCGAGCTGATTGTCCGCGGTGTGGGCCAGTTGACGGATATCGTTTCAAAAGAGATTTTTGCGTTCAGCCGCGGTGAGGATAATTACGTTCTTCGCCCGGAATTAACGGCGCCGGTCGTTCGCTCATTTGTGGAGCATCACCTTGAACAGCGCGGCGGATCACAGAAACTGTATTATATCGGCCCGATGTTCCGCGCCGAACGCCCTCAGAAAGGACGGCAGCGACAATTCCACCAGTTTGGCCTGGAAATTTTGGGAAGTGATGATCCCGTTGCGGATGTGGAAGTAATCGCATTTATGGTTCACATCTACAAAAAAGTGGGGATCAAAAACACTTCGCTGAAGCTGAATTCCATCGGCGACCCGGAAAGCCGTGAGGCTTATAAAAAAGCATTGAAAGAGCATCTCAAACCGAATTATGAAAAGCTGAGTGATGTATCAAAGAAACGATTTGAGAAAAATCCGCTTCGCATTCTGGATTCAAAAGAAGAAGAGGACCAGCCGTTCATCGAATCTGCACCGCTTATTACGGAATATTTGAACGAGTCTTCCCTGAATCATTATGAAAAAGTGAAGGAATATTTGAATGATTTGGGGATTCCTTTTGAGGAAGATCCGCATCTGGTTCGGGGAATGGATTATTACACAAAAACCGCCTTTGAACTGATTAGCCCGGATTTAGGCGCACAGGATGCTTTGGCTGGCGGCGGACGCTATGATTTATTGGTCGAAGAAATTGGCGGGCCAAAAACACCGGCTGTTGGGTTTGCCGCCGGAATGGAGCGCCTTTTCATTGCCTGCGAGGAATTGGGAATTGAACTTGGAACTTCAAAATCGGTAGATGTTTATATCGTCACATTAGGCGATGCTGCCCGGAAATGGGGTTTGAGCAACCTGCCAAAACTTCGCGAAAAAGGTCTTTCCGCAACGATGGATTATAAAGGCCGATCCATGAAAAGCCAGATGAAAGATGCCGATCGTGAAAATGCCAAATATACGATCATCGTAGGAGATCATGAATTGGAAAGCGACAAATTTACTTTCCGCAACATGAAAGAAAGTGAGGAAGAAGCACTAACCATGGACGAGATTTTTAACCGGCTTTCATCGAAATAA
- a CDS encoding M1 family metallopeptidase produces MFSRISLLFAFIVLLTKPAISQELIYDSGGDLTPELSAYNVHFYDLNLTVNPADSTVSGFVDVHFDVVQPSNRIALALDPQLDITSVEQVQTDSLLSELNISRSDASQTFHVNYPATLQPGSSEKLRISYKGKPRVAPNPPWDGGMVWDTTSTGEPWVAVTVQSDGAWIWWPNKDHPSDKADSVAINLTMPDDLVVASNGRLRGETVPEDGWKTWNWFVSTPINNYNITVNAAPYEIIEETYTSTSGDEFPVKFWVLPENLEDGKELFPQFINQLRFLEELLGPYPFRADKYGVVHSPHLGMEHQTLIAYGAGFRDGALSNGEAQFDDLHQHELAHEWWGNLVTAWNWRDFWIHEGIGTYMQPLYSEHLGGEEAYKKSMEYIRMRMATDPSMEVAPRKSMSTLQITQGTRGGDVYFKGAWFLHTLRYVIGDNHFFTLLRRFAYPTEEMESVTDGSQVRFATTDDFLNLAEKISGQDLDWLFEIYLRQPKLPVLHASRQGVLVTLRWEVPEGLKFPMPIEVQINGEVVMMSPENNRIAFEVGETVQVEADPDNWILKEFDLAGSEADAENE; encoded by the coding sequence ATGTTTTCAAGAATTTCACTTCTTTTTGCTTTTATAGTTTTATTGACGAAACCTGCTATTTCTCAGGAACTGATCTATGATTCGGGCGGTGACCTGACTCCTGAGCTATCCGCTTATAACGTTCATTTTTACGATCTGAATTTAACCGTGAATCCGGCCGACAGCACCGTTTCCGGGTTTGTTGATGTACATTTTGATGTGGTTCAGCCCTCCAACAGAATCGCACTGGCATTGGATCCGCAGCTGGACATTACTTCGGTTGAGCAGGTTCAAACGGACAGCCTGCTATCCGAGTTAAACATTTCCCGAAGTGATGCAAGCCAGACGTTTCACGTGAATTATCCAGCCACACTTCAACCCGGGAGTTCAGAAAAACTCCGGATTTCATATAAAGGAAAACCGCGCGTTGCCCCGAATCCGCCCTGGGACGGAGGCATGGTTTGGGATACCACATCCACAGGAGAACCGTGGGTGGCCGTAACCGTACAATCCGATGGCGCCTGGATTTGGTGGCCGAATAAAGATCATCCTTCTGATAAAGCAGATTCTGTAGCGATCAACCTGACAATGCCCGATGATTTGGTTGTAGCTTCCAATGGAAGATTGCGTGGGGAAACCGTTCCAGAAGACGGCTGGAAAACGTGGAATTGGTTTGTATCGACGCCCATCAATAATTACAACATAACGGTAAATGCTGCTCCGTACGAAATTATCGAAGAAACGTATACCAGCACAAGCGGCGATGAATTTCCAGTAAAATTCTGGGTTCTGCCGGAAAATCTTGAAGACGGCAAGGAGCTTTTTCCGCAGTTTATCAATCAGCTTCGTTTTCTCGAGGAATTGCTTGGGCCGTATCCATTTCGGGCCGACAAATACGGGGTTGTTCACAGTCCGCATTTGGGAATGGAGCATCAAACACTGATTGCATACGGAGCAGGTTTCCGGGATGGAGCACTGTCAAACGGCGAGGCTCAGTTCGATGATTTGCATCAGCACGAACTGGCACACGAATGGTGGGGGAATCTTGTAACGGCCTGGAACTGGCGTGATTTTTGGATTCATGAAGGAATTGGAACCTACATGCAGCCTCTCTATTCCGAACATCTGGGAGGAGAAGAAGCCTACAAAAAATCGATGGAATACATCCGTATGAGAATGGCGACAGATCCCTCAATGGAAGTAGCTCCGCGCAAATCGATGAGTACACTGCAAATAACACAGGGTACGCGTGGCGGGGATGTCTATTTCAAAGGTGCCTGGTTTTTACACACCTTACGATACGTTATTGGTGATAATCACTTCTTTACGTTGTTGAGACGATTTGCCTATCCCACCGAAGAGATGGAGTCCGTAACGGACGGAAGCCAGGTTCGGTTTGCTACCACGGATGATTTTTTGAATTTAGCCGAAAAAATATCCGGACAGGATCTCGATTGGCTGTTTGAAATCTATTTACGCCAACCCAAACTTCCCGTTCTTCATGCCAGCCGGCAGGGGGTGCTTGTAACTCTGCGCTGGGAAGTACCGGAAGGATTGAAATTCCCCATGCCGATAGAAGTACAAATTAACGGCGAAGTTGTCATGATGAGTCCCGAAAATAACAGGATTGCTTTTGAAGTAGGAGAAACGGTACAAGTAGAAGCCGATCCCGATAACTGGATTTTAAAGGAGTTTGATTTGGCTGGTTCGGAAGCAGACGCTGAGAATGAATAA
- a CDS encoding SGNH/GDSL hydrolase family protein — translation MNKQVIFNQVNGQFMKYFSSSSKFLITVVFLIGFLNTSLFSQEVEDPDPHRFEEEVNRFEEFDSKNSFPEDAILFVGSSSIRFWKTAEAFPEMPVINRGFGGSHFSDLLYYYDELVLPYNPSVVVLYEGDNDIASNKTNDQVFEDYLEFTDRLTNNFPDVKLVFVPVKPSSSRWELWPQMKEVNQRIEDHMNENSQFYYVDLASPILGSDGTPDDSLFMDDLLHLNEDGYAKWNSVIRPTLEELMDE, via the coding sequence ATGAATAAGCAAGTAATTTTTAATCAAGTAAACGGTCAGTTTATGAAATATTTTTCTTCATCATCCAAATTTCTGATTACAGTCGTATTCCTCATCGGTTTCCTCAATACCTCCTTATTCTCACAGGAAGTTGAAGATCCCGATCCACATCGGTTTGAAGAAGAGGTGAATCGCTTCGAAGAGTTCGACAGTAAAAACAGTTTTCCCGAAGATGCCATCCTTTTTGTAGGCAGTTCCAGCATTCGTTTTTGGAAAACGGCTGAGGCTTTTCCCGAAATGCCCGTGATCAATCGCGGTTTTGGCGGATCACATTTTTCTGATCTTCTGTACTATTACGACGAGTTAGTGCTGCCCTACAATCCGTCTGTTGTGGTTTTATATGAAGGCGATAATGATATAGCTTCGAACAAAACCAACGACCAGGTGTTTGAGGATTATCTTGAGTTTACGGATCGATTGACAAATAATTTTCCTGATGTAAAGCTTGTTTTTGTGCCCGTCAAGCCAAGCAGCAGCCGGTGGGAGTTGTGGCCACAAATGAAAGAAGTCAATCAGCGGATCGAGGATCATATGAATGAGAATAGCCAGTTTTACTATGTAGATCTTGCCTCACCAATTTTAGGTTCCGACGGTACGCCGGATGATTCTCTTTTTATGGATGATCTGCTTCATTTGAATGAAGACGGTTATGCGAAATGGAATTCGGTAATTCGTCCAACACTGGAGGAATTAATGGATGAATA